Sequence from the Alicyclobacillus vulcanalis genome:
AGCTGAGCCGGAAGGGTGCCACCCCGAACCTCGACGTTGTCCTCCAGGTTGGACCCGCCGTCCAGGGCGCTGTACGTGGCGTTGGCCGAACCGACGATGGCCGTGCGGCCGTCGACCACGAGGTACTTGGCGTGATCGTAACTGTTGGCGGATGGCGACCACGTCTTCACCTGGACCTTGGAGCCGCGAAACATGGCGAGCTCCTTCGATACCGCGTCCGGAAAGTCGTACGGGTGGCTGTCGAGGATGAGTCGCACCGTCACGCCGCGCGCGGCCGCGCTGCGAAGGGCGGTCGCAATGCGCTCGTCCGTGAGCAGGTACACGTTGTAGTCGACGGTCTTTTGCGCGCTGTCGATGGCCTGAACCCACGGGGTCGATCCCGCCCCGGGTTCGCCGATCCAGGTGAACTGGCTGGCGTCGACGGCGATGGAGGCGGACCCGCCGGACGGATTTCCTGCCGCCGTCGAGCGCTCAGCGGGCGCGCTCTGGCCGACATGCGGCGCCCCGGCCGGTCCGCAGGCGGTCAGGGCGAAGAGGGCGGGCGCCACGCAGGCGGCGAGCCTCATCCGGAGCCGAACGTGATTCACGGGCATCGCTCCTCGTGCGTTGAATTTCGATGCATGCAATGGCCGTATGGGTGATCTGATTGTAACAAATCGCCTGTCGCGCATCACGGAGAGGAGAGGACAGGCTCGGATGGCCCGCGCTTCAGCCGAAGATCGTCCAGGATGATGCCGGACACGTGGCAAGAGAGCGCGTGCTGGATGGCCTGCTCGTTTTGCGCCGTCCACGCGTACACGGCGAGGTGGTGAGCCTTGGCCTCGGCCACGAACAAGGGATCGAGGTGTTCGATGTCGGGGTGAAGGCTTTGCGCGCCGAGGCGCTCCGCGAGCCGGATGGGCTCGAGCAGGCGGCCTGCGAACAGCACGCCGAGCGCGATGTCGCGGTCGAAGCGGCGAATTTCGGCGAGCGCGGCGTGATCGAAAGAGGAGATGAGGACGCGCTGGCGGGCGTCGTGCCGGTAGATGGCGCCTAAGACGCGGCGGATGAGCTGGCGCGTGTGCGCGACGGGGCTGGTCTTCAACTCGATGTTCAGGCACATGTGCGGGACGGCGGCGAAGACCTCGTCGAGCGTGGGGATGGGCGTGCCGCGAAACCGCGTGTCGAACCACGATCCGGCGTCGAGCTTGCGCAGTTCGGCGAGGCGCATCTGGGACGCCAGTCCGCGCCCATCTGTCGTGCGGTCGACGGTCGGATCGTGCAGGACGACGACGCTCCCGTCCCCGGTCAGCCGCACGTCCAGCTCGATCATGTCCGCGCCGAGTTCCGCCGCCCGCACGAAGGCGGGCAGCGTGTTTTCCGGGCATTCGGCGGAAGCGCCGCGGTGGGCGATCCACAGGGTGTCGTCGCGCATCAGGAGTTCTCGAATCATGGCCATCCCCTCCAAGGCTGAAGCGGCTTATCCGAAGCGGCTTATCCGAAGCGGCTTATCCGAAGCGGCTTATCCGAGGTTTTGGTCCGCAGCCTGTGCGGCCTGTTGCATCGTGGGCGCGACCGGCTTGCCTTCGTCAAAGATGCCCTGCAGGGCCTGCTGCACCGGCTGCAGCACGGCCAGATACGCGGGCGACGCAGGCGAGGGGTGTTCGTACTGGAGCTCCTCAATCGCCGTCCGGTACTGCGGGTGCTTGTCGAGATACGCTTGATAGACGGGATCGCGCAAATCGGCCTTCTGCACAGGCAGGTAGCCCGTTTCCGTCGACCACTTCACCGACTGTTGCGGCGAGGTCCACCACTGGATGAACGTCCAAGCGGCCTTCTGCTGGGCGGGCGTGGCGTCCTTGAAGATGGCGAGATCGCCGCCTCCCGGGGGCACCGCGAGCGTCTTGCCGCGCGGGAGAAGGGCGGTGCCCCACTGGAACTTGCCGCCGACGCCTTGTGTCACCTTGCCCGCGCTGCCGATGGAGTCGATGTCCATGGCGACCTGGCCGTTGATGAAATCCTGCGTCATGAGGTCCCAGTAGTTTGGTCCGGTCTCCACCTTGGCGTAGCCCTGCTTCACGAGGGACTGTTCCACGTTCAGGATGGAGAGGGCGTCGGGCTCGGCGAAGGTGGCGCGACGCAGGTCGGGCGAGAGGATCGACCCGCCGCCGGATTCCACCGCGTACTCCCAGGGCCACCAGTCGACGAGCGGCTCAAAGCCGTACATTTTGTTCGATCCCGACCCGCTCGTGAGCTTCTTCGCGTCAGCCGCAAGCTGGGCCCAGTTGGCCGGGGGCGCGGCGATGTGAGCTTTGGCGAAAAGCGTCTTGTTGTAGTAGAGCACGGGCACGCTCCGGTTAAATGGCACGGCGTAGTACCGGCCCTGGTACTCCGTGGACACGAGGATACCCGGCAGGAAGTTCGACGGCTTGTCGACGCTCGAAGACTGCATGAGCGGCGTGAGATCGAGCAACTGGCCGCTTGCGGCGAACGCCGGCATCGCGTGCACCTCAATCTGCGCGATGGTCGGCGGATCGCCCGCTTTCATGGCCGCCAAGAGCTTCTGCTGCTCCTCGCCGCCGCCCGAGTAACTGCCCTGGTACGTCGCCACCACCTTGATGCCAGGGTGGGTGCGGTTGAATTCCTGCACGAGCTGCTGAATGTCCTGGCTGAGCGTGGTGCCGACGCCATACCAGAACGTGATGGTCACGGGCTGGCTCGATGCGGCCGCCTGCCCGGCCGAGGTGTGGGCCGCCTGGCCGCCAGGTTGCGCGGCCGGCGCGCCGCAGCCTGTCACCACAAGTCCGAGCGCGACGAGGGCGCCCGATTTCCACATCCGATCTCGCTTCATGGTTTCGCCTCCAATGTATGCGCCGCGATGCGGCCCATGATTATCCCTTCACGGCCGTCTGGGCCACGCCCTGGACGAAGTACCGCTGGCCGATGAGGAACAAAAGGACAACCGGAACAATCGCGAAGATGTCAAACGCCATGGCGTAGTTCCACTGCAGGGTCTGGCCCGCGTCTTGCGACAAAAAGTAGGACAGGGCCACCGGGACGACGCGCATGTTGGTGCTGTTGGTGGCGACGAGCGGCCAGAACAGGCTGTTGTAGTGGTAGACAAAGTTGAGCAACACGAGCGTGACGATGGTCGGCTTGTTGTTCGGCAAGACGATGCGCGTCAGGATCCACCACTCGCTCGCCCCGTCCACCCGCGCGGCGTCGACGATGTCGCGCGGGAGGGTGAGAAAGCCCTGGCGCATCAGGAAGATGCCGAAGGCCGATCCGGCGTATGGGAGGATGAGCGCCCCGTACGTATTGATGAGATGCACCGCGGAGAGCATCGTGTAGACAGGCACGAACGTCGCCTGCATGGGCACCATCATGGCGACGAGCACGGCGAAAAACAGCCAGCGCTTGCCGCGAAGCGGCACGAACACGAGCGCGTAGGCGGCGAGCGACGAGGTCACGACCTGGAGCGCGACGATGGCGCCGTTGGTGAACAGGCTGTTCCAGAGGTACAGCAGGAACGGCTGAGCGCGCCACGCGGCGACAAAGTTGCCCCAGGCCGGGTGCGCCGGCCAGAGGGACGCGGAAAGCAACGCGCCGGTCGGCATGAGCGCCGTGCGGATCATCCAGTAGACGGGTGCCAGGCACAGTGCGGACGCGATCGCCAGGAGCGCGTACGACGTGCCGCGGAGCGCGATACGGGCCATCATGATTCCTCCACCCCAAAATGGCGGCCCACCCGCATCTGCAGGTAGGACAATCCGGCGAGGACGAGGATCAGGATGACGCTCGCAGCGGAGGACTCGCCGGTGTTGAACGCCTGGAATCCCTTCTCGAAGATGTAGTAGGCGAAGGTGGTGGTGGCGCCGTCGGGCCCGCCGCCGGTCATGACGTACACCTGATCGAAGGTCTGGAACGTCTGGATGAGGCAGATCACGACGGCGAAGAACAGGCTCGGCCCGAGCGCGCGAAGCGTGACGTGCCAGAACACCTGCCATCGGCCCCCGCCGTCCACTTGGCAAGCTTCCACGAGCGAAGGGGGGACGCTCTGCAGACCGGCGAGGAAGATGATGGCGTAATAGCCGGTGAACTGCCATGCCGTGAGGATGAGCACGGACACAAGCGCCGTCCTCCCCTCGCCGAGCCACGGCACGGGGTTGAGGCCGAGGTGCGCGAGCATGAGATTCACCGGGCCGCCGTCCGTGGCGAAGAGGAGCGAGAAGATGAGCCCAGAACTGACAAGCGGCATGACGTAGGGACCGAAGATGGCCGCGCGAAAGACCACTCGCCCGCGAATGCGTTGATTGAGAAGAACGGCGAGCAACAGCGCGATGGGCAGAGACACGAACATCATGCCTGCCGCCAGCCACAGCGTGTTGGCCGCCGCCTGCCAGAAGTCGGGGGCGGTGAACAAGTGCGCGTAGTTGGCGAGGCCCGCGAACACCGGTCTCGGCGTGTACAGGGTCGACTGGTACAGGCTCAGGTAGACCGCGTAGCCCATCGGCACAAACACGAACGCGAACAGAAAGACGAGCGCCGGTGCCATCATGGCGGCACCCTTGAGCTGGAGCGGGATGTGGCGCCGTCTGGCGCGCGGCGCGCGCTCCACCTGCGCGATCACGGCTTCGGCAGCCTTAGCCACGTGCGTCCTCCTTTCCTTTGCGATGCGTACAGCGGGTTGGGTTTCAACGCGAGTGTACGAGTCGACTGTGAACGGCCTGCGAAGGATGTGTGACCCTTGTGTGAAGCTCTCGTGAACTCGAGCGATTTGGTATAGTGGGAGAGGAGCGTTCGTTGGGTATCACATCTGGAACGACATCGATGGCGGACAAGGGGAGCGAACGACGTGATCGAACAAATGCGAAAATACGCGGAACTGATTGTGCGGGTGGGGGTGAATCTGCAGCCGGGGCAGCCGCTCGTCATTGGCTTTGGGTCTCGCCAGGTGTATCCGGATCAGGTGCCGTTTGCGCGGCTGCTCGCGCAGGCGGCGTATGACGCGGGGGCGAGCTACGTGCACATCGACTGGGGCGATGAGTGGTGGCTGCGCGAGACCGTCAAGCGGGCCGATCTCGCCGTCTTGCGAGCGCGCGCGAAGTGGCAGG
This genomic interval carries:
- a CDS encoding glycerophosphodiester phosphodiesterase, which produces MIRELLMRDDTLWIAHRGASAECPENTLPAFVRAAELGADMIELDVRLTGDGSVVVLHDPTVDRTTDGRGLASQMRLAELRKLDAGSWFDTRFRGTPIPTLDEVFAAVPHMCLNIELKTSPVAHTRQLIRRVLGAIYRHDARQRVLISSFDHAALAEIRRFDRDIALGVLFAGRLLEPIRLAERLGAQSLHPDIEHLDPLFVAEAKAHHLAVYAWTAQNEQAIQHALSCHVSGIILDDLRLKRGPSEPVLSSP
- a CDS encoding ABC transporter substrate-binding protein, coding for MKRDRMWKSGALVALGLVVTGCGAPAAQPGGQAAHTSAGQAAASSQPVTITFWYGVGTTLSQDIQQLVQEFNRTHPGIKVVATYQGSYSGGGEEQQKLLAAMKAGDPPTIAQIEVHAMPAFAASGQLLDLTPLMQSSSVDKPSNFLPGILVSTEYQGRYYAVPFNRSVPVLYYNKTLFAKAHIAAPPANWAQLAADAKKLTSGSGSNKMYGFEPLVDWWPWEYAVESGGGSILSPDLRRATFAEPDALSILNVEQSLVKQGYAKVETGPNYWDLMTQDFINGQVAMDIDSIGSAGKVTQGVGGKFQWGTALLPRGKTLAVPPGGGDLAIFKDATPAQQKAAWTFIQWWTSPQQSVKWSTETGYLPVQKADLRDPVYQAYLDKHPQYRTAIEELQYEHPSPASPAYLAVLQPVQQALQGIFDEGKPVAPTMQQAAQAADQNLG
- a CDS encoding carbohydrate ABC transporter permease; protein product: MARIALRGTSYALLAIASALCLAPVYWMIRTALMPTGALLSASLWPAHPAWGNFVAAWRAQPFLLYLWNSLFTNGAIVALQVVTSSLAAYALVFVPLRGKRWLFFAVLVAMMVPMQATFVPVYTMLSAVHLINTYGALILPYAGSAFGIFLMRQGFLTLPRDIVDAARVDGASEWWILTRIVLPNNKPTIVTLVLLNFVYHYNSLFWPLVATNSTNMRVVPVALSYFLSQDAGQTLQWNYAMAFDIFAIVPVVLLFLIGQRYFVQGVAQTAVKG
- a CDS encoding carbohydrate ABC transporter permease, whose translation is MAKAAEAVIAQVERAPRARRRHIPLQLKGAAMMAPALVFLFAFVFVPMGYAVYLSLYQSTLYTPRPVFAGLANYAHLFTAPDFWQAAANTLWLAAGMMFVSLPIALLLAVLLNQRIRGRVVFRAAIFGPYVMPLVSSGLIFSLLFATDGGPVNLMLAHLGLNPVPWLGEGRTALVSVLILTAWQFTGYYAIIFLAGLQSVPPSLVEACQVDGGGRWQVFWHVTLRALGPSLFFAVVICLIQTFQTFDQVYVMTGGGPDGATTTFAYYIFEKGFQAFNTGESSAASVILILVLAGLSYLQMRVGRHFGVEES